The nucleotide sequence TGTTCGCTGAGAATGGCCCGGACATCGGCTAGATCAATGGGGCTATCACAGGCCCCAGCCGAGTCGCAAGCTAACACCACTTGGAGCCGAGTTCCGCCCATAAAGTCCAGGCCCAGTTTTAAGGGAGCTTGAATTTGTGGGTTGAGCCAAGCCAGAGCCATAGCCACCAGACCCGCCAGGATCACCCCCAGAGATACGCTCCACCAGAGATAGCGATTTTTGGTAACACTCCAACTCATCGGGCTGACTCCAGACGGGGACAAAACCAATTGGGTTTACGCAAACTCGGAAACGTCAGGGAGATAAATAAGAGGGTGCGGCTACAGGTCAAGGCGGTAAACATACTGACAGCGACACCAATGGCTAAGGTTAAGGCAAACCCCCGCACCAGGCCCGACCCCAACCAAAACAAGGCCCCACAGGCGATGAGAGTTGTAACATTACTATCCAAAATACTGGCAAAGGCCCGCTCAAACCCAGCTTCGACTGAGCGATAGAGGGTGCGCCCGGCCCGTAACTCTTCCCTTGTCCGTTCAAAAATTAAGACATTGGCATCAACCGCCATCCCGATACTAAGGATAAACCCGGCAATTCCCGGCAGTGTCAATGTCACCCCCAACAGTAAAAACAGGGCATAGCAGTAGATGGCATAGAGAATTAAAGCAATGTTGGCAATGGCTCCTGGCAAACGGTAATAGGCCACCATGAAGGCTAAGACCAGTACCAGGCCCCCAATTCCAGCAATGACACTGCTGCGAATACTATCTTGGCCCAGGGTTGCCCCGACCGTCCGGTTTTCGACCAGTTCTAAGGGGACAGGTAAAGCTCCGGCCTGGAGTTGGACAGCCAGATCATTGGCGGTTTGGGCGGTAAATCCCCCAGAAATTTCGGCACTACCCCCTTGAATCCCTGTTTGGGCATATTCAACCGAGACGGTGGGGGAACTAATCAGCTTGTCATCCAGGAATATCCCAATGCTCCGGCCGGTACCAGCAACCCGCTTAGTTAAATCCGCGAAAAGAGTCGCCCCCTGCGAATCAAACCGAATTACCACACTCCAACTTTGGGAACCTGGCCCCACTGGACTGGCCAAGGCCTCCCGCACCATCGCTCCGGTTAGGTCAGTTTTTTCAAACAGGCCTTGGATGGCAGCGGCACTTTTAGCAAGGGACTCTTTATTTTTCTCCAGAGCGGCCTGGTTTTCAGCTAACTCTGTCGGTTTATTTTCATCTTCAAGCTGGGCCTGGGCCGCCAATAATTTAATTTGCTCAAATAAAAGTTGCCCTTCTAATTGCTTTTCAATCGGGAGTTGGGCTTCTGTCCCAGGTTTTTGCCAGCGAAAATCTAATTGAGCAGTGCCTTTAAGTACCCGTTCAGCTTGTTCTGGATCCGTGACACCGGGCAACTGAACCAAGAGTTTATCTTCCCCCGCTGTTTGGACTTGGGACTCCGAAACCCCCAGGCCATTGATCCGATTCTCAACCACTTTCAGGGTCGCCTCTAAAATTGTCGGGGTAATTTGCCTCACCTTCTCGGTTGTTTTCACTTGCAAAGTCAATTGGGCTCCACCCCGTAAATCCAGGCCCAGGCGTGGGGGGGTTTGGACAATGACCCAGAGTGCGGCAATGAGTAACCCGACAATAACCAGTAGAAACCCGCGGTGCTTACCCATAATGTCTGAATCCCTTATCCCGCTTTCCTTAAATCTGATCAGCCGTCATTTTTTGCACCGCTTCCACAATCTGGGCCGGTTGGACAATGGTCAGGTTTTCTAAGCGACCGTTGTAGGGGGTAGGAATATCTTGGGAGGATAATCGCAACACAGGAGCATCTAGCTCATCAAAGTACCGCTCATGGATTGAAGCACTCAATTCTGCCCCAATTCCGCCTGTTTTCATGCATTCTTCCACAATCACCACCCGATGGGTTTTCTGGACTGAAGCCCCAATGGTGTCGTAGTCCAACGGTTTGAGGGAAATTAAATCAATAACTTCTGGATCATACCCTTGGCTTTCGAGGGTTTTGACCGCTTGGAGAACATGATGCCGCATCCGGGAATAGGTCAGGATCGTCACATCAGTCCCAGGTCGGACAATTTCTGCCTTATCCAAGGGCAACCAGTATTCTTCTGCGGGAATGTCGTCTTTGAGGTTGTAGAGAAGAACGTGCTCAAAAAATAAAACCGGATTGGGATCCCGAATCGCTGACTTCAAAAGACCTTTGGCATTGTAGGCCGTCGAGCAAGCAACAATTTTTAACCCCGGCACGGCCTGGAAATAGGCTTCTAAGCGTTGGGAATGTTCCGCCCCCAGTTGCCGTCCGACCCCCCCCGGCCCGCGAATGACTAGCGGAATCTTGAAATTTCCCCCGGAGGTATAACGCAACATCCCGGCATTATTGGCAATTTGGTTGAAGGCCAAGAGCAAAAAGCCCATGTTCATCCCTTCCACAATCGGTTTTAAGCCTGTCATTGCGGCTCCAACTGCCATCCCTGTAAAGGCATTTTCGGCAATGGGAGTATCCAGTAAGCGCAGATCACCAAACTTTTTGTAGAGGTCTTTGGTAACTTTATAGGAGCCGCCGTAATGCCCAACATCTTCCCCCATGACAAATACGGTGGGATCATGATCCATTTCTTCATCAATGGCAGCCCGAAGCGCATTGAACATTAACATTTCCGACATGGGCGCATCCTACAAAATCTAGCCTAAAAAAGATGACTATTTCTTACCTTATCAGAATCTCTGGATGGTTCCGTGATCCCAACCCCAGGCCATCGGGCAAGCGCAACCCAAAAATGAGGATGGGATTACCCTCCAGGCCGAGTTGAGCATCATTACAATAGAGCTTAACTATGCTAAGTTTTCTGGCTCTTCTTCCCCGCTCCCTGACCACGTTCCTCTATGCCGTTGCTGCTCTTTTAAGGTTCTATGGAAACACCAACACCATCCCCCTCCCCTTCATCTCCCTCACCCTCCTGGATTACAGCTTCTGGGCGTTTATCTTGGGGTCAACGGCTCTCTTGGTTAATCTCGGCCTTGAGTGGCACAGTGGACATCGAAATCGCACACGCGCAGAGGAAGAAAGAAGACGAATTAAGGATAGAGAAGCTCGACAAGATGATTTTGCAGAGCAAGAACGAGACCGAGCAGATCAGGAAAGAGAACGAGCGGCTCGCCGAGCTAGAATCCAAAATCGATTCGCTATTCTCCAAATACGGTATCAACTTACCCCAGGCCAAGAAACAGCAGCACCCTTAAGAGACTTTCTGGCTTTCCTAGAAGAGTACGGGGAATAACACAAAACCGCCAAGCTTGATCCAGGCCCTCGCAATTCAGAATCCCCCAAAACGCTCATTGATCATCCTGTTAGAGGTTCTCAGGTGCGGCCGGATGATGCCCTGGGATTGGCACAGCCATCATAGACCCGATTGTTAAAGACAAAAATTGCTCGATAGAGGTGGGTCTGATCGCTCATGCCGTCACTGCATTGGGTCTGAATGAGGGTCAGCGAGTTAGTCTTGCCCAAATTGAAAAATAAAACCAGTTCTTCTGGACGACCAGCCGCATACAGAGGACGAACATAGGGAAATTCAGCTTGAGTCCCTGCTGGCGTACTATAAGCAATGCCACTCGGAGTAATATTCACGCCCCAAAAGGGTTCTGTCCCAAATGCCCGAAACTGCCAGGCCGGGGAACGTTCTGCAACTAATTCTGGCTTTGATGGGGATTGGGAATTGGGGAGTTTTAACTGACCTGTGCCGCCCGCCCCCTCCAGAGTGAAACCCAACCAGAACATGGGGACAATTAAAGCCAGCCAGCGTTTTTGCAGCATCCTGTTTGACCTGATTTTTACTTAATGTTGAGCAATTCAGGGGGTGTTGTGATTGCTATTCACTATGACTGGTGCGCAGAGGAGAGATGTTCCAGGCTTTGTCAGTTTTTATGACGGGTTACAAATTCTTAACCCAGGCCAGGCTTAAATGCTCTCATAAAGCAGAATTTAGTTACCCCACAGGCCAGCCATAAACCGTAAGCTCAGATAGCGCAACAGGGCCACTCGCCCCAGACCTTGTAAAATCAACCGTCGTAGTTGGACAATGCCCCAGGCCTGGTTGGAAAAGAGTCGATTGAGGATGTCTGTAAACCCCAAGATGAGCCAGTTTTGCCACAGCCGCCAGCGTTGATAGCGCTTCAAGACCGAGGGTGTACCAATATCTTCCCCCCGCTCCCAGGCCTGGAGAATCACTTGGGCGAGGGCCGCTGCGTCCCGAATCCCTAAATTTAAGCCTTGTCCCCCCACTGGATGACAGGTATGGGCCGCATCCCCCACTAAGGCAAACCGGGATTGGACATAGGCCTGGCTCTGGCAAAGTCTGGTGGGAAATTGAAACCGTGGCCCGAGGATATGGAACTCTCCCATGGCCGGATCCAAATGGGGCTGGAGGGCTTGGCAAAATTCTCCATCGGTCATATTGACCGCAATATCGGCCTGGGGGGCGGGTAATGTCCAAACAATCCGATACTGAGTTGAGGAGAGGGGCAAGACACCCAAGGGGCCGGTGGGCCAAAAGCGTTCATAGGCAATGGGGGCCTGAGTTTGGCTAAATTCCAGGGTGGCGACCACACAGTTTTGGGGATAGGGCCAGCCTTGTTGGGTAATACCGACCTGTTGCCGGAGGGAAGACTGACTGCCATCGGCGGCAATGACTAGGCGGGCTTCTAGGGTTAAGGATTCACCTGTAGAATTGCTTAAACTCAACCGAGTGGTATTAGCCTGGGGGGTCATCCCTTGGACAACATAGGGACAGAGATAGTGAATGTTATCAGCGTGATTGATCGCCCCTTGCAGGAGGGAAAGTAATGCGCCATGTTGGGCCACATATCCAACCGTATCCGTGCCAATATCCCTGGCCTGGTACTGCACAATGTAGGGATAGTTCCCATCGGACAGTTTGACTTCGGTAAAGGGCTGTACCCGGGGCTCTAGATCTGACCAAATTCCCAGGCCGGCCAAAATTTTTTGAGAACACAAATGGAGCGCATAGGCCTGTTGTTTAGCCGCGGCCTGGGATTGGGTTTGACGTTCCACAACTGCCACGGTCAAAGCCTGATTTCGGAAAAAACTAGCCAAGGTCAGGCCGACAATTCCGCCGCCCACAATCACCAAATCATAGAACTGGCCTGGGCTTAAGGTTTCTGGGCTTGACCGTAATGCTGTGGCAACCATAGAAAATCTACAATCTGATTTAAAACTTAACCCGTAATGATTAGCTTTCCAACCATGCCAGCCCCCCGATGTGGCGCACAGAAATAGGCATATTCTCCAGGGGGCAACGCATCGGTAATTTCTAGCTCATAGGTTTCATTGGCTTTAACCATCAGCTTGCTATGGGAGAGTTCACCCACCAGATCAATGGTATCGGCGGGAACCTTACTGCCATCAAAGATCACATTGTGGGGAGGGAGCTTATTGTTCTGCCACTGGACAACATCCCCTGGTTTGACTGTTAGGGTTGCAGGTTCAAAGGCCAAGTTGCCACTATCGGATCCCATCCGGATGGTGTAGGTTTCTGCCGAGGCCACGGTGACCGGCCCCAACCAGGCCCCAATACAGGTGATGATCACCAAAACTAAGCTCAGGATATGGATAAAAGGACGAGAGAGTTTACTGTTCATCTGCAAAGCTTGCTCCTAACTGCGCCGTTCCTAGGGGAAGAAATTCTGTGAATGCTTAAGTTTTGTTAAGCTCCTTTTCATGTTAACAAAAGGGTCGTGGCCTGGACGAATCGCGCTGGGAATAGCCAGCCCTAGAAACCCTGGATAGGGTTACCCTAAGCCAATTTCCAGAAATTTAAGGATGCCTATTTACAGGGGGGGCGGGCTGAAAGTCTAAATAAGTTAATAAAACCGTCCTAAGAATCACTGTAGGATCTGCCTCAGTAAGTCTTAAGCAATGAATGGATTGAGGCATGACGACAGTAGCAGCAGTGCAAGCAGCTTTGGCTTCTGAAGATCTGGGAGATCGGCTTTCAGGTGTTAATCAACTCCGACAACTTCCCCCTGATGTGGCTTTTGAACTGATTCAGCCCGTTATTGAAGATGCCAATCCTCGGGTACGTTATGCCGCTGTTAGTCAACTGGCCAGTTTGGGTAAATGCGATCTAGAAAAAGCCCAGGCCATCCTCTGTGATCGTCTCCATAACGATGGGGAAGTGGATGTTAAAGCCGCCGCCGCCGATGCCATTGGTGCATTAAAACTCACCGAAGCTTTTGCTGACTTAGCTAGTGTTTATAGCAATACGTCCGAGTGGTTATTGCAATTTAGTATTGTGGCGGCTCTGGGAGAACTGGGCAATCCCGCTGCAACTCCCCTACTTTTGGCCGCTTTAGAAACTGATCAGGAACTCCTCAAATTGGCGGCCATTGGCTCCTTGGGGGAGTTAGGGGATAGGGCGATTTTGCCAGTCTTAGCCAGCTACATTGACTATCCCGATTGGCAAGTTCGGCATCGCTTAGCCATTGCGCTGGGGCAAATTGGCGGCGAACAGGCCCACAATCTTTTGCATCAACTTACCCAAGATAGCTCTAGCACGGTTGCGGAAACCGCCACAACTTTGTTGGCCATGCAGTCCGCCTGAACTCAGGTATAATGACACCCTATGCCCAAAACGGCTAAATTTTCGCGAATCCTGATTCTCCAATTCAATTCAGCAAAGGTTTCTCCCCCGCTATGAGTTCTGTCTTGCGCTTTCTCATGTGTGCCCCAGAGCACTATGACGTTGACTATGTGATTAATCCTTGGATGGAAGGCAACATCCACAAGTCCTCCCAACATCTGGCACAAGAACAATGGCAAGGACTCTATACTATTATTTCCAAACGGGCTGAAGTTGCCCTAGTTAACCCGGAAAAAGGTTGGCCGGATATGGTCTTTACCGCCAATGCTGGTTTGGTTTTGGGCGATACAGTTGTCCTCAGTCGCTTTTTCCATAAAGAACGCCAAGGGGAAGAACCCTTTTTCCAGGCCTGGTTTGAGTCCCAAGGCTACACCGTCTATACCTTACCCCAAGACTTACCCTTTGAAGGGGCCGGCGATGCCCTGTTGGATCGGGAAGGTCGCTGGCTTTGGGCCGGGTATGGTTTTCGGTCGGAGTTAGATTCCCATGCCTATCTGGCTAAATGGCTGGATATTGAAGTCCTGTCGCTACGGTTAATGGATGAGCGGTTCTATCATCTCGATACCTGTTTCTGTCCCCTCAGTGGTGGTTATCTTCTCTACTACCCGCCCGCCTTTGATGCGTACTCCAATCGTTTGATCGAGTTGCGGGTTCCCGCCGAAAAACGAATTGCTGTGATAGAACCAGATGCGGTGAATTTCGCCTGTAATGCGGTCAACATCCATCAAACCGTGATTCTCAACCAGGCCAGTGATGATCTCAAAAACGCCTTAAATACCGCTGGCTTTGAAGTAATTGAAACTCCCTTAACCGAATTTTTGAAAGCCGGGGGAGCCTCCAAATGCTTAACCTTGCGCGTCACC is from Synechococcus sp. PCC 6312 and encodes:
- the secD gene encoding protein translocase subunit SecD — its product is MGKHRGFLLVIVGLLIAALWVIVQTPPRLGLDLRGGAQLTLQVKTTEKVRQITPTILEATLKVVENRINGLGVSESQVQTAGEDKLLVQLPGVTDPEQAERVLKGTAQLDFRWQKPGTEAQLPIEKQLEGQLLFEQIKLLAAQAQLEDENKPTELAENQAALEKNKESLAKSAAAIQGLFEKTDLTGAMVREALASPVGPGSQSWSVVIRFDSQGATLFADLTKRVAGTGRSIGIFLDDKLISSPTVSVEYAQTGIQGGSAEISGGFTAQTANDLAVQLQAGALPVPLELVENRTVGATLGQDSIRSSVIAGIGGLVLVLAFMVAYYRLPGAIANIALILYAIYCYALFLLLGVTLTLPGIAGFILSIGMAVDANVLIFERTREELRAGRTLYRSVEAGFERAFASILDSNVTTLIACGALFWLGSGLVRGFALTLAIGVAVSMFTALTCSRTLLFISLTFPSLRKPNWFCPRLESAR
- a CDS encoding alpha-ketoacid dehydrogenase subunit beta, yielding MSEMLMFNALRAAIDEEMDHDPTVFVMGEDVGHYGGSYKVTKDLYKKFGDLRLLDTPIAENAFTGMAVGAAMTGLKPIVEGMNMGFLLLAFNQIANNAGMLRYTSGGNFKIPLVIRGPGGVGRQLGAEHSQRLEAYFQAVPGLKIVACSTAYNAKGLLKSAIRDPNPVLFFEHVLLYNLKDDIPAEEYWLPLDKAEIVRPGTDVTILTYSRMRHHVLQAVKTLESQGYDPEVIDLISLKPLDYDTIGASVQKTHRVVIVEECMKTGGIGAELSASIHERYFDELDAPVLRLSSQDIPTPYNGRLENLTIVQPAQIVEAVQKMTADQI
- a CDS encoding COG3650 family protein; this encodes MLQKRWLALIVPMFWLGFTLEGAGGTGQLKLPNSQSPSKPELVAERSPAWQFRAFGTEPFWGVNITPSGIAYSTPAGTQAEFPYVRPLYAAGRPEELVLFFNLGKTNSLTLIQTQCSDGMSDQTHLYRAIFVFNNRVYDGCANPRASSGRT
- a CDS encoding FAD-dependent hydroxylase, with protein sequence MVATALRSSPETLSPGQFYDLVIVGGGIVGLTLASFFRNQALTVAVVERQTQSQAAAKQQAYALHLCSQKILAGLGIWSDLEPRVQPFTEVKLSDGNYPYIVQYQARDIGTDTVGYVAQHGALLSLLQGAINHADNIHYLCPYVVQGMTPQANTTRLSLSNSTGESLTLEARLVIAADGSQSSLRQQVGITQQGWPYPQNCVVATLEFSQTQAPIAYERFWPTGPLGVLPLSSTQYRIVWTLPAPQADIAVNMTDGEFCQALQPHLDPAMGEFHILGPRFQFPTRLCQSQAYVQSRFALVGDAAHTCHPVGGQGLNLGIRDAAALAQVILQAWERGEDIGTPSVLKRYQRWRLWQNWLILGFTDILNRLFSNQAWGIVQLRRLILQGLGRVALLRYLSLRFMAGLWGN
- the petE gene encoding plastocyanin, whose amino-acid sequence is MNSKLSRPFIHILSLVLVIITCIGAWLGPVTVASAETYTIRMGSDSGNLAFEPATLTVKPGDVVQWQNNKLPPHNVIFDGSKVPADTIDLVGELSHSKLMVKANETYELEITDALPPGEYAYFCAPHRGAGMVGKLIITG
- the nblB gene encoding phycobilisome degradation protein NblB, with translation MTTVAAVQAALASEDLGDRLSGVNQLRQLPPDVAFELIQPVIEDANPRVRYAAVSQLASLGKCDLEKAQAILCDRLHNDGEVDVKAAAADAIGALKLTEAFADLASVYSNTSEWLLQFSIVAALGELGNPAATPLLLAALETDQELLKLAAIGSLGELGDRAILPVLASYIDYPDWQVRHRLAIALGQIGGEQAHNLLHQLTQDSSSTVAETATTLLAMQSA